From the Hypomesus transpacificus isolate Combined female chromosome 24, fHypTra1, whole genome shotgun sequence genome, the window CAAATAATCTGTAGTTTGAATTTAGATCGCCAccatatctttttttatttgttaaGATTTTGTAGAGTTCCGTTTGGTGTTCACTTATCGAAAACATATTTACAAAATGTTCTCAGCAAATCAAGAAATCTCACTACAGCGTAATGTGGTCCCTTTATCCAGCTGTTAGATTATGTCACTCTTCACACGCGTCAACGTGACATCATACGAACAAATTCTGTGAAGAAAGAAAAGGGGTGGGGAGGTTTAATTAAAGGAGGCACTGTCCGTAACGCCATCATGACCCCCAGAGAAGGAACACAagcatacatacagacacacgtgctcaatcttgtctgtctgtctgtcagtctgtctgtgcctCTTACCTTCAAAGTCGACTAGTCCATCTCCATTGAGGTCGACGTCTCGGAGGATCTCATCGATCTCTCTGTTGGTCAGTTGCTCCCCCATCAGCTTCTTCATGGCTTCCCGGAGCTCCATGATACTAATCTGACCATCACCGTTGGAGTCAaactgagacagagaaagacagagcgagaaaCCGACCCTCATTCTCAGCCAAGGATTAGAAGTCACTACAATACAAATGACCCCCTTcccaacacacgcacgcacacgcacacacacttgctttctgtctgtctctctggaacACATACTACTGacccctgtttctctctgtatcaGGGTTTTTAACTGACCTCTTTAAATGCATCTCTGAGTTCCTTCACTCCGATCATATCTGCCGTTTCTGCAAGCATCTTGGGGCCCATCAGTTCCACAAAGTCTTCAAAGTCCAATTTGCCGCCACCTGCAGGTCACACAGAAGCACAACTCCTTGGGTGTTTTTCACACTGCACACTGTGAATATACAGAAAGCATTCTTACAAATGGCTGATTGATCATATTCAGTTCCATATCAAATTCAACTGGTTTCGTATGGATTTCCATGAGTCTCAGGTTGAGTTCACTCTTACAGATGGACTGGCCCAGTTCAATGAGCTCCATCTCAGTAGGCATGTATCCCATGGTCCTCATGCACTCGCCCAGGTCCTTGTAACTGATGTAACCTTTCTTGTTCTTGTCAAACTCCACGAATGCTTCCCGAAGCTCTGgatgcacagacacagacacaggaaaGGGAGACGAGGTTAGAGGTGGCACCTTGAGGGTTGGGGTGGTGTGTTTGGgagtgtggagagagggaggtgtacCTTCGATCTCCTCCGGTCTCAGCTCTCTGTCCTGGCGGAGGTGGCGGTgggacacacagaggcacactgTCAgtatgacacacacgcacgctcagaCACAGATGAGGACCCCCTCGAAAACGAGATGCTGCATATCAAGGGGTTATCCTCCAAACAATAAATTTCAAATTTCAAATTACACGCATGCTCTGGaggctgcaggcaggcaggcacacacgcacatacacggaCCAGAGGTTTGtttacgtgcacacacacacacgcacacacgcacacacacacacaacacagagcaGATGATCGCAAGTGTAGTTTATGGAAAGACGGAAACACACCATGGAACCACAGATATCATGAACAAGATGGCAGTGGAGATCTGGAATGACCCTCAGGGACACACATGACAACCAATCAGTCTGAAGCAAAGaataggagaggagaaaagataaAAACAAACACGCACAGCCCTGGCTTTGTATTAGAGTGTTCAATTACATCACGTTCCCACGTGACACAACAAGAAATGTGATTCCATTATAAATTGATACAGTTTGTAAAGTTCCAGGATTGGATTTGAGAATACTAAACTATCTAAGCCAGAGATAGAATATCTGCTGAAAATCTATAGGGATTAAATTGTATGAGAGATTTTTGTATTATGTTATGGACAGTGGGAAAACACTTACAACAACCATAAATCAGTGTAGTCATATGATTTATTGGTGGGAGGTTGCCTGGCAACAGCTGGAGATTAGGAGATTTGGGAGGTTTAGTTTGAGTTAGGCCATTGGACACATGTCTATTGTTCATACGTACAgtccacacatgcacgcacacacacatcacatacacatacacatacacatacacatacacatacacacacacacacacacacacacacacacacacacacacacacacacacacacacacacacacacacacacacacatgcttgtttCCTAGACTAGGCTGTTAGTTTGAGTGTTCTGGCTGCAAGTGAAATACAGTATAAGGCATAATACCCTTAAGATCTATGTCTGTCCAGCATGCACCATGATATGAGACGAACCTTCACTGGAATTCTGCATTCTGGATGAACACACACTAGATCCCACTACATTCTAGATACGCACACAATAGATTCCCACAAACTTTCTAGATGCATCCATACTACATCCTAGTTACATCCACTCAAGATCCCCACAACATTCACActacataataataaataataaatccaAACAAGATTCCCACCACATCCTAGATACAGCTACATATCCACACTACATCCTGGAAGCATCCACACTACATCCACACTACATTCTAGATACATCCACACTACATATtacacagagagagcacagtGCCTCTTCCGCTGTGTGTATCTTGCACATGCTTCCCTCCCTTGCTACTTCAAGGGAGGGAACCCTTCAACCTTCAACCTCTGGTACCTGTACTGCTGTTTACCAACGCTTTTGATTGGTTGCCCGGTGAAGACCAAGGATGTGAAATGACACACCTGGAGGGATGACGAGGAGGTGGGGCCAGACACCATGTTATGTGGTGAATATGAGATGACGCCATAGcgatgtgagagtgtgtagttagggatgtgtgtgagactgcagaatcacatgtgtgtgtgtgccagagtgTGTGTTATATATGTGCATGCTCACATtcgagcgggagagagagagagagagagagagagagggagggagagagagagagggagagagagagggagagagagagggagggagagggacagagagagagagacagaaagagagagagagagggagagggacagagagaaaaagaggaacagagtgtgtatgcgtgtgcacctgagtgtacgtgtatgtgtgtgtgtgactgcacgCGTGGTGTGTGTACGTACGATCTGGGTCAGCGATAAGCCGTGTTTGAGAAAGATGCAGGCGGGCCCCACGATGTTGTGGAGCACGGTGCAGTTCTGGACCAGCGCACACAGGGGGTCCTTAAACTCCCGGTTCacccctgactcctcctccccctccggcTGAAgcttctcccctgtctcccccttcacccccgGGGGGGCAGGGCTCTCCTCCGCCGCCCCCTTCAGGCACAACCAACCCTTCAGTCAACCAACTCGTTAACCAACCAGCTAATCAGTAACTAATCAGGTTTGACCGGTAGTTAACCAATCAGGTTAACCTAGCAGTCTAGTAGTTGTATCACCATTGGCCCATTTATGTGACAGACTGAGTTGGCCCTGTGGATGTCATGACAACTATCCTCAAAATGTGCTGACTTTAATTACTGTCTAATGACTTTAAAATGGTCTGTCTTTCATGTTTCTTTGACATAGGTGGGCTTTTCAATGACACTCACATCCaatcaccatctctctctctctctctctctctctctctctctctctctctctctctctctctctctctctccctctctctctcgctttcgctCTGACGCTCTcgctctcggtctctctctctctttctctcttatttgTTGTCCCCTCTATTTACCCGAGGCTACGATGTTCATTAATTCTACTTAGTGATCAGACAACTCAGAGTCTCAATGCAACCTTGCATAACATAGTAACAGCTCTCGCAGTGGCAAGGGAAACCATGTGTAATTATTTAGTCTAACTATAAGTCAAACCGTGTTTGATCGCATTGTGAAATCAACCTTCAACATCAATATCAAACCATGTCTcaatttttttttgaaagaatTAGAAATACAGAAAAGGACAAATGAAGATAGGAACATCACTACTTCAGCGTTTTTGAATGTTAAATGCAGAAACTGTGATCATTCAAACTATTTGTGCATTACATAAAATAGATTTCAGATATTGGACAAAGCAGTTTAAGTTGAAATAAATACCTTTTTTATGATTTACAGTGAAATGTCAATGCTTGGATTGGAAGTATTAAATTGAATCATGTTAAACCACGTTAGACTTTCAGTTTTTAAAGTACATGCAGAGTTTATCTATGTTCAAACGTATGAATGTATAAACGTTTTAAAAACACAGTTCCTCAGCAGTTCTTGGAGTAAAACATGCTCCACGATACAAGTTACACTCCGACATTCCACTTCCATCAGAACAGAACAGAAGCGGACACAACAGGGTCTTAcctttttcattttgtttttcatGGAAGGCTTTGTACAGTTACCCATACCCTGCACTCTCTCTGTCGGCCAACTCActtttttccctccccctttcctctttctccccctctcttatcCCGgcgtttctctccctccctctctcggctTCTACTGAATCAACACGGCGCGCTGGAGAAAGGACACCCAACCAGCGCTCCCATCCTGGGCTGAATCCGGCTGTTAACGCTGAGAGTATCACCGAGGGGATCTCACGGAGCAGCCTCTAATCCATGGTCAGATGCTCCCAGATGGCCCGATATTTCTGTTGGTCATTGAAATCGGCTAAAACACCCCGGTCGGAAAATAATCAGGAACCTCACCCCGGTTGTCGGGGACAAACGGAACCTCAGACGGAACGTCATGTATCTCTGTTCAATGCCTCGTACTCCCCTGCTACTCACACATCTAACTATGAAATCACCCCTTCTTTTAAtcccacccttcctccctctctctatcgctcaTTCTCCCTTGAGCTAGGCTTGTTACACCACGCCACTGACAGCACTTACAGTGGGGTTGACAGATacaagggggagagaaggagagggatggagagagagagacagacagagagagtgtgagagagagatccagagaaTTAGAGGGCACAAACGCCAAGGCCGTAATCCCTCCATTTCAGATTAAAGGGGAGAGATGTGGCGAACAGCAAGGGAGAGAACGCCAGTAAGGAGATTGAGAGCACCGAAAAGAGGGTGAAATCGAGGAGAGGCGgggagatgaagagatggaTGTGCGGGAGAAGATGCAGCAGAAGAGATGGCGAGATGAGGATGAAAGGAAGAGGGATCAATGCATGATTAAAAGGAACAAGACTGCAGGGCAGAAGGAATGTGGGGAAGGCAATGAAACGGCTTGAAATAATTATGAAAAGAATTTAACGAAAGGTAAAAGAAAATGCCTTGGATGTAGAAGTCATGTCCttggggcatgtgtgtgtgtgtgtgtgtctgtgtctgtgtgtgtgtgtgtgtgtgtgtgagagagagagagacagacaaacagaaagagagacccgGTGAgacagatatgtgtgtgtggtgtgtgtaagagCAGAAAAGAAGAGATATAGAGTGAGAGGCGGGGGCATCACATCAACTGGCTGAGTGGTCCTCCTAATGCAAATTCCAATGATCTTATAGGATGGTGAGAAGAAACAAATCCCCTCTGATTGGTGGGAGGTTGATGCATAAGCAATTTAAGCAGTTCTATAATTaagtttggagagagagagagagagagagagaaagagaaacaaacaCGATAGGCCAGACATGAACCATGTTTACTCCAAACAGCTCATGCCtcacattacatgacaaatcTCTTAGCTGCCAGTCTGTTCCAGCTGCGTTGGGTTAGACAGAGTCTGGGCCAGGGTCAAATTGATCATTCTATAGTGCTGAGTTCCTTCTCCCAGACACAGTAAGGGCTGAACTCATCATCTTACTCTTGATCTTAAGACTCAGGACTCGGGATTAGAAAGAGATCGAGTGAATCCAGTTGGGCCCCTCAGGAGACACCTCTTCCTAGAGTGTccaagggggaggggagtgagagCATGCAGAGGTCATCGCAGGGATGAACCCTGGGATATGTCCAGGGATCCAGCTGCGGCTGTCATAAACTGCTGCAAACCGAAAAGCCTGATCACTTGCAGTCAATTTCGTAATCAGCACATCTGAGGGTACtgacccatgtgtgtgtgtgtgtgtgtgctcgtggtACAGCACGTAAACGATATTCATAGCGCAGTACCATTCACTACCCTTCCATGAAAAGTCCAAGATAAGGATTATCCATTTCCATTCgtgtaagtttgtgtgtgtgtgcatccacaCTCCATATGGAAGGAGTGAGTAAATGCGTCTAGATTGAGTGGTGACGCCAATGACAGATGTCATTTCCACAGTCAGCTGACCATTTCCTCGTGTcctaccctaaccctctctctgaGGACATTAACCCTGATGGAATAAGGACACACAGTGGCAGGGGAATACACACATTGGTGCTGTCATCTTAAATGCTCTcagttacattttttttttatattagcaGTTTCATTGGATCTTTTTCAAGTAGCCGGAAAGTGTTTTCATAACAGATACAGTCCTGGCTACGAACAGGACATCGTCTTGGTTGTTCCTGATGTTGTGCTTTCTGTAAACCATCCCAACAGTAACATTAGATTGGTTTCACAAATTGGGTATGGGTCGTTTCTGCCATatcactttttcaaaacctCTCCTGTCTAGTCTGCGAAGGTCAGTAGCTGACCCAGGTCtggtgtgacctgtgtgttcaCACCAGTGTTTAACTCAGGTTCCTGTTACCGGGGTCAAAGGTTGTTCCTCGGCTAAGTCTTGTTGTGCACTCTGGTGCCATTACCGTATACCACCACTAGAGGACAGGTTCTGATCAGGGTGTGTTGTTTCAGATCCAAAAAGATTAGCTGTGAAATGATATATCGAGAATCAGCGAAGTATCCGTTCTCGTTGAAGGGCAGGCAGCAGCGTTTGGTGGAGATGAGAGGGTAATCTCTTTTAAGCTAAACTCTTCTGAGAAGAGTGACAATTAAAATGtgtgacagacacaggcagaaggcacacacatacacagacacacacagacacacagacacacagacacacagacacacacacacacatacagacacacactccaaatCACATccgacacactctctccctccgacatttacagacagacagaagcatTCAATATGGCTCTCCTTCATAAAACTCTTAGCTGGCCGTCTGGTAAACAACATTGGCTTCATTTCAACAGTAGAAGCTGTGTCCTTCTTGGAACCTGATTACATAAACGCAAAAACACGTGTGGTCCAAACCTTTAATAATCGAGTTACTTAGATAACCGGCAACCCTAGCCTGTCTGTGCAACACACCATCACGGTTCACACAGTTCATTAGCATACTGTGGCTTGAAACAGAGAGCAGGTCAGTGTTTTATTTTCTCAGTACAATGTATGAGTGTGAGATTATTTTGAAACCCATCATTATGTTTAACTGATGTTGATATTGGGGGTGAAATAGGGTTTCACAATTATAAATAATCATTTGAAATCATTAGATTTATTTCCACAGAATACTTGTATTTAACGACTCAAGTTATGGTATAAATTGAGTGACATAACTCAATAAGCAACTCTCCAATAATGTTAATGCCCTATTGAACCCCAAATTCCAGACAGAAACCAATACTGTCTCATCTAAATCGTCAAAGTGATAAATAACATGAATGAACCTCATTCAGCCCAAACAGTCTCCGTGGAAACTACACGAGGTAACCACCCCTTTTTCAGCAGCCTCTCAAAGTAGCTGAAACCTGTGGCTGATGTACAATACTGATACATTGGCCGTGTACACCCAGATGCAACCGATTCCCTCAAGTCTGGTGAATAATGGCATGGCTTCATTACTTACTGTGTTCATTAATAATGAGACTCTGCAGGAGGTTCTGGTTCCTGACGTGTTCTGCGGGATTTGATCTCTATCAGGtatcagcgcacacacacacacacatacactcaaacacatgcacacagacactcaaacccttacacacacacactcacacactcagacccccaaaacacacacacacacacacactcgcagacACCATaacaaccacacagacacacaaaggctCAGGTAACGCAACCCTAACCCTTGATCGGGACTCGTAGGGTCCACAAGGACACACGAGTGCTGGGACAGCTGAGCATGTCCAGGTGTCATGTTCTTATCTGGTGTCAGATGCTGATGTTGGTGTCTAGTGACTAAGCCtgtcagagggggagaggggacatagagatgagggggggggagggggggggggggaacaggtaGAAGGAGGAAGATATAAAAGCtcaggggagagaagaagatggaagagagggagacacatcAAAACACTAATGTGGGAAGGTGAACGTAGAGTATTTCATTCGGCGTAGGTGAGTTTCGGAGCTGTCTCTATAAAGAGCAGAATGGGTGTCTACattgcagaaatgtgttttcaaGATGAAGAAGAATGTTTGCGTGTCTGTCCAAGACATTGGACAGACATCGGATGATTCCCTAAACACAGAGCTTTCCGGTTCTCTCTTCAAAAACATTCCAATCAAACTGCTGACACAGGTCTGTGTATGTGAGGGAGCATCACTTTCATCTACATACCGAGTCACTCTATTGTCACAACCAGGTCATCCCAGGTCAGAGAAGGGACCGGGAGACTgacgctggcacacacacacacacaaacacatccatccACAGATGTTTTCGTGGCGTGCGATGTCATGGTTGTGACGTGTGCGCGGTGAGGGGAATGCGATCATAGCTGGCACAACAGGACTCAAGGTAGGGCTCCTGTTCAGCATCTCCTACGGATTACACTTCTAATGTCCGAGCTTAGAGCAGACCACGCACGCTACGGCCTCTGGGGATCGTGTTTCAGTCAGAGCCCTACGTTCTATGGTAGCATCACGCCCCCGAGCTAACAATTGCATGGATGCTTAATGAAGAGACTAATCAGCGAGCCCGCTAAACTGGGTGTCCCTTTGTCATTGCGTGCTCTCCAGATCAGTGATTCGGAGCTGATGGGGGCACATAGAGTAGACACTTTTCGGCTTTGGAGAGAAGCCAGGGTTTATATTTGGCACATGAAGGCTTAGATTTTCAATCAGGCACTGGAGAAGATTTCAATCAGGccatgcatgaacacacacacacccacacacatttggGTGCTCATGTGTACattcacactggc encodes:
- the cabp2b gene encoding calcium-binding protein 2 isoform X2, producing MSELCVWRVCLFEVQAAIKRKVEKQKKRSGEQGDASAGGSKTRPLSSARQRAARGIAAREEEEEEEEEEEEQRRKQEEEEEQVEEKDEHLQREKETADLSPMVESVFGQDRELRPEEIEELREAFVEFDKNKKGYISYKDLGECMRTMGYMPTEMELIELGQSICGGKLDFEDFVELMGPKMLAETADMIGVKELRDAFKEFDSNGDGQISIMELREAMKKLMGEQLTNREIDEILRDVDLNGDGLVDFEEFVRMMSR
- the cabp2b gene encoding calcium-binding protein 2 isoform X1, translating into MFMIIREGSAAAGGGAAGMSAPQEKTAKQVQAAIKRKVEKQKKRSGEQGDASAGGSKTRPLSSARQRAARGIAAREEEEEEEEEEEEQRRKQEEEEEQVEEKDEHLQREKETADLSPMVESVFGQDRELRPEEIEELREAFVEFDKNKKGYISYKDLGECMRTMGYMPTEMELIELGQSICGGKLDFEDFVELMGPKMLAETADMIGVKELRDAFKEFDSNGDGQISIMELREAMKKLMGEQLTNREIDEILRDVDLNGDGLVDFEEFVRMMSR
- the cabp2b gene encoding calcium-binding protein 2 isoform X3, with amino-acid sequence MGNCTKPSMKNKMKKDRELRPEEIEELREAFVEFDKNKKGYISYKDLGECMRTMGYMPTEMELIELGQSICGGKLDFEDFVELMGPKMLAETADMIGVKELRDAFKEFDSNGDGQISIMELREAMKKLMGEQLTNREIDEILRDVDLNGDGLVDFEEFVRMMSR